Proteins encoded in a region of the Strigops habroptila isolate Jane unplaced genomic scaffold, bStrHab1.2.pri NW_022045628.1_ctg1, whole genome shotgun sequence genome:
- the SNRPD2 gene encoding small nuclear ribonucleoprotein Sm D2, whose protein sequence is MSLLNKPKSEMTPEELQKREEEEFNTGPLSVLTQSVKNNTQVLINCRNNKKLLGRVKAFDRHCNMVLENVKEMWTEVPKSGKGKKKSKPVNKDRYISKMFLRGDSVIVVLRNPLIAGK, encoded by the exons AT GAGCCTCCTGAACAAGCCCAAGAGCGAGATGACGCCGGAGGAGCTGCAGaagcgggaggaggaggagttcAACACGGGGCCCCTCTCGGTCCTCACGCAGTCGGTGAAGAACAACACCCAGGTCCTCATCAACTGCCGCAACAACAAGAAGCTCCTGGGACGCGTCAAGGCCTTCGAcag gcacTGCAACATGGTGCTGGAGAACGTGAAGGAGATGTGGACCGAGGTGCCCAAgagtgggaaggggaagaagaagtCCAAACCCGTCAATAAGGACCGGTACATCTCCAAGATGTTCCTACGTGGAGACTCCGTCATCGTTGTCCTGCGCAACCCCCTCATTGCTGGGAAGTAg
- the LOC115603218 gene encoding uncharacterized protein LOC115603218 — protein sequence MPVGKEANARSQPAEGRPSAQRMRQVARRQPEEAPQGSPSQASSHHGITQARVPNPERFQRVANQQAQMGSAGHRGMLPRSSGPMREQTLRLPPVVAMAPRPPPRSERPVVTSCRLPPVAPAASAASGTVSSLAIGSTSSRQQQLLKTAAQLRREPSHGSRVAWPETCRTPAPLSPTASASAMESSGSVSAVLRKNSTGSRGARRQPAPRQDLAHSRAAGMRTRTDPVPVAGSSKAPAAQPTRHSHSHGGTGAPQSRNTGQAAEHLPAMPAARMNSCINTKFLGVHYRPVAQRLPPQPSKTRPSEQPKKSCLARAPEEEEHQARLLPVAPAPASNNLGKKEAAPQGQRHAPALKGTRVMDAALQVTATSKKRKLLLPPLPGILRTSKKQAEQQDTSQSWHVAMAALPHAALKDTESAVSHVRVSVAAMRPAAVEGTESPVAAEPQGEPSTAPLVPAAAESGEDMVSPVAGDHQEEAIRASVSLAAHEGDVTPSLTEIPGADAGTPPPAPGAEDEGEAAARPLAQDSQHQEEPAALPAEEEKDEDAKEESEYVSDKELSQGEAGTLYNICVNPLVPELFQDPRAHIQEGPSILSSMGTDAAAEAAGDLQSVSPAPAGPTDTEPAAPSLAGAAEEEQHQAPLAAAHQEQEEALASASPGFDEEEAEAEAWKKAFALLSAKVSELLQQETAACIRRDIAHRASAVLHQSDEQPLEQQDMAQSHVNVAMAAMRPAAVEDTEPPVATEPQGEPSTAPLVPAAKEKAAPARASRAFSKQEEDKEAQEALALLSPIASEFVPQELASQFVRDVIRAGFAVIQETILQRLEEQDVAEGVDVSTAARRPAEVQSTESPVPTPAEAQRETPSWAERETPSRAQGEGSGHPWSQLPPHAQRQTPPRVSVLNRALQAVLGRKVRKAPKKHQGEASTTFATPRFYEDAQAAYAAAQERAATPWCQEAPRPSWRQRLFKCGSAPASPPPTRVHIPHRSLPRREPYRWLRGGTYDRSSYHYTYSYPRVIVVLPQGVLHDEKEHQEQQPSCFRRVLRALCKACSCSCMNPQVEE from the exons ATGCCCGTGGGCAAAGAGGCGAACGCCCGTTCCCAGCCCGCTGAGGGCAGGCCGAGCGCGCAGAGGATGCGCCAG GTGGCCCGCAGGCAGCCCGAGGAAGCGCCGCAGGGCAGCCCGAGCCAGGCCTCGTCCCACCATGGGATCACGCAGGCACGGGTGCCCAACCCAGAGAGGTTTCAGCGTGTCGCCAACCAGCAGGCACAG ATGGGCAGCGCGGGGCACCGAGGGATGCTGCCCCGCAGCAGCGGGCCAATGCGTGAGCAGACGCTTCGTCTGCCACCAGTGGTGGCAATGGCACCCCGGCCGCCTCCTCGCTCAGAGAGACCCGTCGTCACCTCCTGCAGGCTGCCGCCTGTGGCACCAGCAGCCTCTGCGGCTTCTGGCACTGTCAGCAGCTTGGCCATCGGCAGCACGAGCAGCAGGCAACAGCAGCTTCTCAAAACCGCAGCCCAGCTGCGCCGCGAACCAAGTCACGGCAGCAGAGTTGCATGGCCAGAGACCTGCCGGACACCTGCCCCactcagccccacagcctctgcctctgCAATGGAGAGCTCGGGCAGCGTGAGCGCAGTCCTGCGCAAGAACAGCACCGGGAGCCGGGGAGCCCGCCGGCAGCCAGCGCCACGGCAGGACCTGGCgcacagcagggctgcagggatgaGGACAAGGACAGACCCTGTCCCGgtggctggcagcagcaaggccCCTGCCGCTCAGCCCACACGTCACTCTCACAGCCATGGGGGTACCGGTGCTCCCCAGAGCAGGAACACAGggcaagcagcagagcaccTGCCAGCAATGCCGGCGGCACGCATGAATTCCTGCATCAACACCAAGTTCCTTGGTGTGCACTACAGGCCTGTTGCACAGCGTctgcccccccagcccagcaAGACCAGGCCTTCGGAGCAGCCGAAGAAGAGCTGCCTGGCCAGAGCtcctgaggaagaggagcaccAGGCACGTCTCCTTCCCGTGGCACCGGCACCAGCTTCTAATAACCTTGGCAAGAAGGAGGCAGCACCACAGGGGCAGAGACATGCACCTGCCCTGAAGGGCACCAGAGTGATGGACGCAGCTCTGCAGGTCACAGCCACATCCAAAaagaggaagctgctgctcccGCCCTTGCCTGGGATCCTGAGAACCAGCAAGAAGCAGGCGGAACAGCAAGACACAAGCCAAAGCTGGCATGTGGCGATGGCAGCATTGCCGCATGCAGCACTTAAGGACACCGAGTCTGCTGTGAGCCATGTGCGTGTGTCAGTGGCAGCAATGAGACCTGCAGCAGTTGAGGGCACGGAGTCTCCTGTGGCCGCAGAGCCTCAGGGAGAGCCAAGCACAGCCCCTCTCGTCCCAGCAGCAGCCGAGAGTGGAGAAGACATGGTGTCTCCTGTGGCTGGAGACCACCAAGAAGAGGCCATAAGAGCCAGTGTCTCCCTGGCAGCACACGAGGGGGATGTGACACCTTCATTGACTGAGATCCCTGGGGCAGATGCTGGAACACCGCCCCCTGCCCCTGGGGCAGAAGATgaaggggaagcagcagctcgTCCCTTGGCTCAGGACTCTCAGCACCAG GAGGAGCCAGCAGCCTTGCCcgcagaggaggagaaggatgagGATGCGAAGGAGGAGTCGGAATATGTTAGTGACAAAGAGCTGTCCCAAGGAGAAGCCGGCACCTTGTACAACATCTGCGTCAACCCCTTGGTGCCAGAGCTCTTCCAGGACCCCCGAGCGCATATCCAGGAGGGACCCAGCATCCTCAGCAGCATGGGCACGGATGCGGCAGCAGAGGCAGCCGGAGACCTGCAGAGCGTGTCTCCTGCCCCGGCCGGTCCCACGGACACCGAGCCGGCAGCTCCGagcctggctggagctgctgaggaagagcagcaccaggCACCTCTCGCTGCTGCGCAccaagagcaggaggaggcactGGCATCAGCTTCCCCTGGCTTTgatgaggaggaggcagaagcagaggccTGGAAAAAGGCATTTGCCCTGCTCAGCGCCAAGGTCTCTGAGCTGCTACAACAGGAAACAGCCGCGTGCATAAGGAGGGACATCGCGCACCGGGCTTCGGCTGTCTTACACCAAAGTGACGAGCAGCCTCTGGAACAGCAGGACATGGCTCAAAGCCATGTGAATGTGGCAATGGCAGCAATGAGACCTGCAGCAGTTGAGGACACGGAGCCTCCTGTGGCCACAGAGCCTCAGGGAGAGCCAAGCACAGCCCCTCTCGTCccagcagcaaaagagaaggcGGCACCGGCACGAGCTTCCCGTGCCTTTAGCAAGCAGGAGGAAGACAAAGAGGCCCAGGAGGCACttgctctgctcagccccatAGCCTCTGAGTTTGTTCCACAGGAACTAGCCAGCCAGTTCGTGAGGGATGTCATTCGCGCTGGTTTTGCTGTGATCCAGGAAACTATCCTGCAGCGTCTGGAAGAGCAGGACGTGGCCGAAGGAGTGGATGTGTCGACGGCAGCAAGGAGACCTGCAGAAGTTCAGTCCACCGAGTCTCCTGTGCCAACACCAGCAGAGGCCCAGAGAGAGACACCATCATGGGCCGAGAGAGAGACACCATCACGGGCCCAGGGAGAGGGATCAGGGCACCCCTGGAGTCAGCTCCCACCACATGCGCAGAGACAGACCCCACCCAGGGTCTCAGTTCTCAacagagctctgcaggctgTATTGGGGCGCAAAGTGAGGAAAGCACCTAAAAAGCACCAAGGAGAGGCCAGCACAACCTTTGCTACCCCGCGATTCTACGAGGATGCACAGGCAGCGtatgcagcagctcaggaaaggGCAGCAACACCCTGGTGTCAAGAGGCACCCAGGCCAAGCTGGAGGCAGCGTCTGTTCAAGTGCGGCAGTGCCCCGGCCTCCCCTCCTCCTACAAGGGTTCATATCCCTCATCGCAGTCTCCCCAGGAGAGAACCTTATCGGTGGCTGAGAGGAGGAACCTACGATAGGTCCTCCTATCACTACACCTATTCTTACCCCAGAGTCATCGTCGTCTTGCCGCAAGGAGTACTGCACGATGAGAAAGAGCATCAAGAGCAGCAACCATCCTGCTTCAGAAGGGTGCTGAGGGCTCTGTGCAAGGcttgcagctgctcctgcatgAACCCACAAGTGGAGGAGTAG